The Carcharodon carcharias isolate sCarCar2 chromosome 23, sCarCar2.pri, whole genome shotgun sequence genome includes the window TAGACATGTTCCCACTCACTCAAAAATGAAACAATCAAGGTTCTGAATGCACCAAATTGTATGCATGAGCTCCTGATCTGGCAGGTGTGTGCAAGCCTGCCTGTTGAATTAGGACATTCTCTCTGATTGTACAATTTCAAGGTTCCATGCTCAGGAACAACACTGGTCCACCATCGTTCCCAGGTGCTGATTGCCAAGGGATGGGCAGTTTCTAGAAACAAATCATGGTTAAAGCTGACTCTGCATTTCTGGTTAGTTCTAATGGCACTTCATAACATTTGCTCCAAAGAGGTTACTGAACAGCTTCATTCTCCCAGCTGTGCAAGAGATTGTTTCCTTCACCTGTGTATACACCTATACCAGCTGTTGCAGACTAACCAGTAAtctctcctgttttttttttggtttttgtgCTTATTTATGTTAAGTTATGGATGATGGAGTGTTTCTCCTATTTTATTGTTTTAGTTTCCTGTCAGATTTGTGCAGATATAATGTTGCCTATAAACAAAtgtcttgattttttttcttggcTTGGCAGGGAATATCTCTCTCAAATCTGTATATTTTTCTTTACATGGAAACTTGCAGCAAACCAGGATTGTTTGGGGAGGGAAATTCAATAAATTAGTTCTATTTTCAGATGTTTTCAAGGCTAATTATTTCATTCTACCGGATGTTGCTGTTTGTTTGGGGGTAGGTAGAGGGGATGAGAAAATTAGATGTTCACTTCTGCCTCAAGGTAGAAAAATGTAAACCTCTTTTGACAAAGCATTTCTGGATGGATGGTGGTGGGAATTTTTACACCTGTCCATGTCTGATCTTGACCATGTCCACATTGGGAATGAAGGGATCATTCCTTCTACAAAATTGAGAGCAGTCCCacatactagtccagtaacagtaTGACATCACTATTCTCACCAAATCATATCTGACAATGACCCAGATATCTGTCACCCTGGATgcatcctgtcccaccagcaggatagactgcccagaggtggcagcacagtggggagggagtccttaacattgactccagccaccatgagatttcatgggggcTGAAGTCAATGTTATGGCAAACTTGAGcatggaaacctcctgttgaacactacttggaccTACCAAAATGCAGTATGCAAAATAAGTGATCAAGACTGGTTCTTGAACCTGGTAGCTCTAAACACCTTTAGGGAAAGACCCCTTGGCTATATTGATTACAaacttctctcctcttcccctgccCCCAAATCTTGCATTCTCATTTAACTCCACCCCCCCCGTGGGAATAGATCTGACGCATTGCTTTCCAGGGAGATGACCAGGGTACGATGGGTTGAATGCCCAATGCTGTAAAGATAGTAAGAGGTGTATCATTTGTAATTATCACGATGACAAGTACTGAATGCAGCTGATCTAACACAATGGAGACTTGTGCCCAAGATTCAGAACATCTCAATCTTTCGCAGCCAGTAAAATACTGGTATACTGTTGTAAAAAACACATTTTATGCATCCATAAAACAGCTTGAAGGAATAAACATAAATGATGGCCAGGGTACTGGGAATAACACCCCTGGTCTAGATCTGAATCAGGATGAAGTTTACAGATCATTTCAGTATTTCTCTTTGCAATGCAACATTAACTAGAGTGATTTCCTTTCACATTGCACAGATTTTCATAAACATCCAAGATGTCTGCACTACATGAGAAACTTTGGTTTAATACTCCAGAAATTTTCTTCCATGTTTAGAGTAGTATTTCCACACATGAACCTGGCCCAGTCCTCGCAACATCCACTTTAAAAAATAATCAGTATTGACCAGTAGGGGGCAATCATGCCTGTTTTAACTATCCACAGCCCAGAGATAGAGGTCACATATTGCTttaatggggaggggaggaaaaagGTGCAATCTAACAAAGCAAAATGGCTGAAAACACTCAACAGGGggagcaactagagagagatacacaaaggATCACTGACCTGATATGTTAAaacactccacagatgctgtctgacccaAGTGTTTCCAGCAACCTTGGTACTTTGTGCTCTCAGTTTGACACTTGTCCAGTCACAAAAAAAATTTCAGGCAATGTTAGTGTTTTTCCTGTTTTATTACACAATATTTGCGTGCCTGTTAAACAACACACAGGGTGTGGTGTTGCAGGAGCATTTATCACAATACTTAATAGGAATTCTACAAAACAGATCCTTTAAAACCAGCTAAAATCAGTTCTCCCCGTCTAAAAGACATTTGATGATTAAATGTGAATTGGACAGAAGAGCTGCAATGTATGAAAATTAGGAAAGTGGCACTAATACTTTAGTTTCCATGCTTATATATTTCCTTCCACAAATACCTCAgacaaacacccccccccaatcACATTTAAAAAGATTACTAATGAAAACATAATCAGTCTTACTCCAGTAACACAAAAACACTTTGTCGAAGCAATACTTTTCCTGCATTAGGACAGTGTTGGATTTCTGATGTTCAAGCCAGTTGGGAGGGACCATCAGGGGACAAGCAGCCACATCCCTGTTCAGACCTACAGTACATGGGTTATATTGGATGACATTGTTCTTTCTTCCTCTTACCCCCCCCTCCAACCAAACAAACCACAGCCAGTATTCAAATAAGAATCACAATCCTACagggaaattaaaaaaaaaggcagcCTTGTGTTTTTTGGTTTGATTTGTGATTTTGTTACTGACTTGGGCAGGTAAATCCAAATTCTATCCTCCCCTCACCAATCCCCCACTTGCCATCCAATGACTGTGACACTCCCTAAGATCTATATCTCAGGAAAGGGAGATGTAAACCAGTCACCCAGTGCTGCACTTACATATCTACCTcaacttccccctcctcctctactcAGACAGGTTGAACAGATATAAAGTACTGGTTAAGCAAGAAGTTTGACCAATCAAGCAACTGAGTTGATAATGAACAGGTATCCTGGGACCAAATGAGCTGAAGAGTTCCTTGGGATGTTAGCCAACATTCCCAGAGTGAGCTTTACTCCTCCTAGTATCTACTCTAGTGCTccttaccaaccaatgaattgGATAACCTCTGGCCACATACTGCACAACTGTCTGGAAATAAAGATGGAATTATCAGAGCACTGGAATGCACATCCTCAAAAGTCAATGGTCCAGGGATGGTGAGACAGATAGTGGGGAATGCACTGTGGGGCCTTAGTTGGAATCTCATAACTTGTACCATCATAAACCCACGTGTGTGATATGAGCAGGAAAGCTAGAAAGGCACAGTGAAACATGAGGTAATGCTTCAGGTGTAAACCTCTATCTGACCACAAAAAAAAATGGCCCACACCTGAAAAACAGATTTGCCTCTTCTCTGTCCCAATACCACAGTCTGCTATGTCTTTCTACAGTCCTGTCCGTGTTACATGTCTGCATCCTCCGTCTCAGGCAGGCCCAAGGGATTCCAGCATTAGGCAGTGGAAGTTATAAGAATGAGCAGGTattaatacaaaaataaaattaaaaaaatgtaACTGCTGCCTATGACACAAGAACAATGAGCTGCTTTGGTGCAAATGACTCCATCTTAAGCAATAAGCCAATCAGCAACCTCAAGAATTTGACCCTTAAAGAATGCTTGCCCAACAGTTTCTGACTGTTTAAGAATGCCTGTCCCCTCCACTAATTGAGGTTTATCATTTCATTGTAAAGTAGCCTGCACCAACCAACAAGAGGAGACTCTTACTGTAACACTATCTAAAAACAAAGACACAAATCCAGGGGAGGGAGGCTGTGAAAATTACTGCTCCTCCCACAAGTTAGTTTAGTATCACATAGCCCCTTTGCTATCCAGTGTTCCTCAGCTTCTCTGCAGAGGTTTTGGTGCTCATGTGTGAAGAGTGGGGGGAGCTGGCATCAAATGAGGCTCCCATTGGCAGGATACTCATGAGCTGGAGCCACTAAATTCCCCCCAAGCAAGGTGCAAATGCAACTCGCAGACAACAATTTAGGGCTTTCTAAAGTAGCTGCCACACCTCAACCAGTCAGATAAATTCCACCCAAGCTGCCCTTCAGATCTGGAACATGCGAAGGaaaagggtggggtgaggggaaaaaGAATTTCAAACAAAACCGCCGCATGTCATATTAAAAGAGGCTACTATTTAATGGCACATCAACTGCTACGGattcctttccccttcaaggacTCAAACCCTACGCTACAAGCCAAGGTAACTAATCTACAATTCACTGGCTTCTACAGTCAGTTGTTATTCAAAACctggaggaaaaaaaaatcatgctgTATTTAaaaacacaacctgtcccatCCCCTCACAAACGCTGACAATGATATGGGTCTGAAAGGATTGAGAAAAGGTACACCCGGAGAACTATACACCTGTACAACTGAAAACCACTTTCTGAAAAGTCGGGATTATTTTCTCGTCTTGTAAAGTTGTAAACGGGAAGTGCATGAGCTCCTCTCCCTTGGTTACTTTTCCTCCTTCTTTTCTTCCTCTTCAGACGGGTACGAATGCCACGTCAGACGTTCCTCATAAAACGAGATAACCACCTGGGGACATTTGACGTTAGCCTCTTTTGCTGGAACCAAATCAGCCTCGTCAGAATTTTTCCTGGATGGAGAATGGAGAAAGTAAAACAAAAAGTTTGTTGTTAGAAACCACTTTAAACTGACTTGGTCTGGTTTCTGCATTTACACAACATACCCAACAAGATCAGTTAAACTGACATTAACTTCTCACATTTATACGTACTTTTGATAAAGGCTTTGTGCTCAGGTTCAGGAGTCAGTAATGGCCCAGGTGACGAAGGGTGGATCTCCCTTCAATCATCTTCCAGAGCACCAAACACTTCTATTTTTTcaggggaaaaatttgcagggctatggagaaagagcagggaagtgaaacTAATTGGGTCGCTTTTTCAGAGTCAGTGCAGgtacaacaggccaaatggccttctatgctgtatgattccattccgatttctctctctcaaactcctctTCAGCCACCCTTTGGCTCatgttgttaatttagtttatttcagGGAAGTTTTGTGGACCCAGCCCATCCATAGATTAAGCTCTTTTAGCCTCTTAGCACAGCAACTTTGTTCAGTGAGAGGTTAAAACCAGTCAGAAATAAATCTTAAAAGCTGGAACTCACCACTTCATGAGGAACATGAGCTCTCCACTTGAGTCTGTCGCCCCAATAATACGCTCTGGCTCCAGTCCTCTCGCAAAACCCCGTGGCTTCTCCTGCTGCAAGAGAAACATATTAGACCTCGGCCAAGGGTAGAGTGAGGGGTGCGGAAAATGGTGTCATTGCTGTGGTAAACCAAGAAATCCACAGAGCCAGGTTTGCCTAATAAAAGGGGGTGAGGGTCACCCTAGCTTACAGGGTTATCTGGAGAATCCGAGAGCTTAGCTAACCCTCCAGGTCCCATCAAACATCCTAGCCTGACTGAACCAATAAATAGTGGCCTGGATACTACAAAACAGCCAGCGTCTGGTTGCCAGAAGATTCAATCTTTCATTGCCAAGAGCATCTTGACCACAGATGAGCCTGCTTACTCCTCCTCTCCCCTGAAGTTATGAGCTAGCATCTCACCAAGGGATAGTATAAGTAGCTGTTTTTGCAAAATTTGCTTTATTCTCTAGGTAGACAATTCAGATACTTTCCTCTGTCTGATTCCAAGCCCTGCACATTGGTTTGATGGGAACCCAAGAGAAGTGACAAGAATGAAGGAGAGAATGAATTCACAATtctatccctcacccccaccatacGATACAGAGAAACatggagggaatggacagatacaAATTAACTTTCCTCACCAGGATAATTCTAGAAAACCTCAGATCACAGCAAAGGAGAAGACCATTTATCCTCTCGCAACATGAAATAAGTGGAAAATTTTCCTAGGCTTTTACTCTTCAATAAACACTGTGCATTCTCAGTTCTACACTGGAGATGGAAGAGCAGGTAATACATTCACtgacctcttctctcctcttcttgtttttattttcctCAGTTTCAGTATCAGACTCTGCTTTCCGTTTGGGCCCCTCTGTTTTATCTATGCCATCATGTGCTATTTTCTGAGACTGTAAGAACTCTGCGATGAGATCAGGACAGTCAAGGTTCTCCTCAGGCTCCCATGTGTTGTCGTCACTGGAAAATAATTCAAGTTTACAGACCACAGGACACCAGCAACTTGAATCATTGCAATTAACCCAATTTACAAACACTTGTTAGATGGTAGGGGATAAATTTCATAGTGCTGTGAATTCATATTGATACTATATTACGTTCTGCATCTAGCTTCCTTTAGCACAGCATAGAATGCATCAGACTTGCAAATCAAATACATACTTTTACACACAGTAGTGAGGTACCAACAAAATAAGCCAGGCTGTGGATACTGTGCAGCATCCTGCATGGTAAAGTGATGCAGCTGAAACACAGCAGATGTTGAACAGAGCAGAACTCTCTACCTCTACTTCAGTGTGACTCACCATTACCCACAAGGATTTTGCCTCCACTCTCCTGACAGTACACCCACAACCAGGCACAGAGAAATCACAAGGGCAAATCAGTAACTCAACACTTGTCCAATGTGATGTCTGGTTACAGGTTTTCTCAAAATCTCATATCATTTGATCTTTCATCTCCTAAAAAACATTCATAGAATAACCAAGCAACCCAGTGAATCAATGTGCTGTACAGTTGTATAGAACTGAAGAcccaaaaaagagagagagagagaggcctcaCTTAACCTCTGGACTGTGCTGAGGTGGCTGACTTCACCTtggccacccccctccaccaccaccaagacAGTTCAGAGGACTTTAGCGTTCCAATATATTTTTGGGGGTGGGTAAAACAGAGGGGTTAAGAAGGAAGATGATTTAATCTGATTGCTCAGTGAAGGCGACATTGGAATGGATTCCATTCAGTGTTCCTAGAGTTAAACACAATAGTGACAGAGGAATGTCCCCCTCCTTACCCAATGACCTGGAATAATAAATACGCAGATGGCTCTAGGGGTGAGGACAGGACCCGGCTCAGCTATGATATTCATGACGCACACAGCCTTCTGATGAACACCTctcatgggaacaggaggaggctgttcagctcctcaagcctgttccaccatttaataaaaaCATGGcggatctgtaccttaactccatgtAACCACCTTAGCTCCATTCATATTCTTGtctggtaaaaaaaaaacaattatgaATTCAGATAGCACCTACTGCTTTTTTTGGGCATCAGTTCCAAACTCCACTACCTGTTGTTAGAAGAAGTGTTTGCTAATTTCTCTCCTGAACAGACTGGCTTTGATTCTGTCTGACTATGCTCCCTTGTCCTAGACCCCAATGGAAAATGTTTCAATCTAGCCCcatcctttcaaaatcctaatcAAATCGCCCTTTAACTGTCTACATTCCAGGGAGTCGATAAATGAAAGTTACAActcaaaacaggccattcaatccGACAGGTTGTGTGTCTTATTTACTTTCTTTGCAAACAAATAGCTCTAATCACATTTATTCATCCTCTTTTTGTACCTTTTCATTCATCTTCCTagtcaatctaatcctgaatgcgGACATATTCCAGCATCAACCACTAACACTGGATGTGAATTCCATAGCCTCCAGTCTCCTGACACCAGTTCAAAATCTCCCATTTAATTTTGGAGATTTGGCCCctcattaggaaggcaaatggaatgttggcatttattgccagaGGAATGGAATaaaaaaagtagggaagttttactgcagctgtacagaaccttggtgtgACCACAGCTGGCgaacagtgtacagttttggtgtccttatttgaaaaaaagatttaattgcattagaaacagttcagagaaggttcaaataaataaaaacaaaaactgcggatgctggaaatccaaaacaaaaacaaatacctggaaaaactcagcaggtctggcagcatcggcggagaagagcaaagctgacgtttcgagtcctcgtgacccttcaacacaactaagtagaaataggaaaggggtgaaatataagctggttaagggggggggggggaggagttgttgggacaagcaagcagtgataggaggagataaccaaaagatgtcacagacaaaagaacaaagaggtgttgaaggtggtgatattatctacaagaatgtgctaattaagagtggagagcaggccaagcaaggtagctctagtgggggtggggtgaaataagcgatgggtggaatacatttaaaaataatggaaataggtgggaaaagaaaaatctatataaattattggaaaaaacaaaagggaggaggaagaaacggaaagggggtggggatggagttcaagatctaaagttgttgaactcaatattcagtccggaaggctgtaaagtgcctagtcggaagatgagatgctgttcctccagttcgccccctactcctcaaccccctcccacggcaccttcccatgcaaccgcagaagatgcaacacctgcccctttacttcccctctcctcactgtccaagggcccaaacactcctttcaagtgaagcagcatttcacttgcacttccctcaacttagtctattgcatttgttgctcccaatgcggtttcctctacattggagagaccaaacgcggactgggtgaccgctttgcagaacaccttcggtctgtctgcaagcattacccagaccttcctgtcgcttgccatttcaacactccaccctgctctcatgcccacatgtctgtccttggcttgctgcattgttccagtgaagctcaacgcaaactggaggaacagcaccttatcttccgactaggcactttacagccttccggactgaatattgacttcaacaactttagatcttgaacaaaaacagaattacctggaaaaactcagcaggtctggcagcatcggcggagaagaaaagagttgacgtttcgagtcctcatgacccttcgacagatcttgaaccccatccccaacccctttccgtttcttccccctcccttttgttttttccaataatttatatagatttttcttttcccacctatttccattatttttaaatgtatttcaccATCGCTTAtttcaacccacccccactagagcaacCTTGCTTggcctgctctccactcttaattagcacattcttttagataatatcaccaccttcaacacctctttgttcttttgtctgtgacgtcttttggttatctcctcctatcactgcttgcttgtcccaacaaccaccccacccccacttcttccccccccttaaaccagcttacatttcacccctttcctatttctacttagttctgttgaagggtcatgaggactcgaaatgtcaactttgctcttctccgccgatgctgccagacctgctgagtttttacaggtatttctgtttttgtttcagagaaggttcacttgactcattcctgggaagaAGGGCTTATCTTACGAAGAATGATTGAACAGGTtaagcctatacccattggagtttagaataagaggtgaa containing:
- the cbx1b gene encoding chromobox protein homolog 1b isoform X2, producing MASASLLNLRLDTMGKKQNKKKVEEVLEEEEEEYVVEKVLDRRIVKGKVEYLLKWKGFSDDDNTWEPEENLDCPDLIAEFLQSQKIAHDGIDKTEGPKRKAESDTETEENKNKKRREEEKPRGFARGLEPERIIGATDSSGELMFLMKWKNSDEADLVPAKEANVKCPQVVISFYEERLTWHSYPSEEEEKKEEK
- the cbx1b gene encoding chromobox protein homolog 1b isoform X1 gives rise to the protein MASASLLNLRLDTMGKKQNKKKVEEVLEEEEEEYVVEKVLDRRIVKGKVEYLLKWKGFSDDDNTWEPEENLDCPDLIAEFLQSQKIAHDGIDKTEGPKRKAESDTETEENKNKKRREEQEKPRGFARGLEPERIIGATDSSGELMFLMKWKNSDEADLVPAKEANVKCPQVVISFYEERLTWHSYPSEEEEKKEEK
- the cbx1b gene encoding chromobox protein homolog 1b isoform X3 — its product is MGKKQNKKKVEEVLEEEEEEYVVEKVLDRRIVKGKVEYLLKWKGFSDDDNTWEPEENLDCPDLIAEFLQSQKIAHDGIDKTEGPKRKAESDTETEENKNKKRREEQEKPRGFARGLEPERIIGATDSSGELMFLMKWKNSDEADLVPAKEANVKCPQVVISFYEERLTWHSYPSEEEEKKEEK